The Citrifermentans bemidjiense Bem genome window below encodes:
- a CDS encoding polysaccharide deacetylase family protein gives MKCRILLLLLAATLMLTAGAHAAGPVIKATPPAATQGVNVPILLYHRFGPTVADGMTIKTSVFESHLKYLKDNGYTVIPLRKLVDYYLKKGPAPAPKSVVIVEDDAHKSVYSDMLPLAKKYNVPVTVFVYPSAISNAKYAMTWDQLRTLQKNGFDIQSHTFWHPNFRHDKKKMAPAEFEKSVHTQLKKSKDRLESQLGTKIDMLAWPFGIYDDYLLKKAADAGYIATFTIEAHHATAQDKVNKLPRYLLINADQGKAFAQIVEGKAPKRNLVY, from the coding sequence ATGAAGTGCAGAATCCTTTTGCTGCTGCTCGCGGCCACCCTCATGCTAACCGCAGGCGCACACGCGGCTGGTCCCGTGATAAAGGCCACCCCTCCTGCCGCTACCCAGGGAGTCAACGTCCCCATCCTGCTCTACCACCGCTTCGGCCCGACCGTCGCCGATGGCATGACCATCAAGACCAGCGTCTTCGAATCGCACCTGAAGTACCTCAAGGACAACGGCTACACGGTGATACCGCTCCGCAAACTGGTCGACTACTACCTGAAAAAGGGTCCGGCACCGGCGCCCAAATCGGTGGTCATCGTGGAAGACGACGCGCATAAGTCGGTCTACTCCGACATGCTCCCCCTGGCGAAAAAGTACAACGTCCCGGTCACCGTGTTCGTCTACCCCTCCGCCATTTCCAATGCCAAGTACGCGATGACCTGGGACCAGTTGCGCACCCTCCAGAAGAACGGGTTCGACATCCAGTCGCACACCTTCTGGCATCCCAACTTCAGGCATGATAAGAAGAAGATGGCTCCGGCCGAATTCGAGAAGTCGGTGCATACACAGCTCAAGAAATCGAAGGATCGCCTGGAATCGCAGTTGGGGACCAAGATCGACATGCTGGCCTGGCCCTTCGGCATCTATGACGATTACCTCCTGAAGAAGGCGGCCGATGCCGGTTACATCGCCACCTTCACCATCGAGGCTCATCACGCCACTGCCCAGGACAAGGTGAACAAGCTCCCGCGCTACCTGCTGATCAACGCGGACCAGGGGAAAGCGTTCGCTCAGATCGTGGAAGGGAAGGCTCCCAAGAGAAACCTCGTCTACTAG
- a CDS encoding bacteriohemerythrin: MEMVEWSESMSVGIAKIDEQHCRLIQMMGELDAAIREKAGEEMVEDILTNLFNYAQVHFAVEEELFRKHKYPEMALHELEHQRFIAKAFAFKEKLDARKPGLSLELLTFLSSWVLNHIELTDKRYCKHLHGCGVS, from the coding sequence ATGGAAATGGTCGAATGGTCAGAAAGCATGAGCGTGGGAATCGCCAAGATCGACGAGCAGCACTGCAGGCTGATCCAGATGATGGGCGAACTCGATGCCGCCATAAGGGAGAAAGCCGGCGAGGAGATGGTCGAGGACATCCTCACCAACCTGTTCAACTATGCCCAGGTTCATTTCGCGGTCGAGGAAGAGCTCTTCAGGAAGCATAAGTACCCCGAAATGGCCCTGCACGAACTGGAGCACCAGAGGTTCATCGCCAAAGCCTTCGCCTTCAAGGAAAAGCTCGATGCGCGGAAGCCGGGGCTCTCGCTGGAACTTTTGACGTTTTTGTCCAGTTGGGTATTAAACCATATCGAACTGACCGACAAGCGCTACTGCAAGCACCTGCACGGCTGCGGGGTGAGCTGA
- a CDS encoding class I SAM-dependent rRNA methyltransferase — MSKACTVGPESVRMIELGHPWIIADSYTKKWPAGETGDLVELVDPSGRFLAQALLDPKDRIVARVLSRERMRLDRGWVKERLQRAIAMRRDHAGLVDTDAYRLVNGEGDLLPGITVDHYGDYLMVQIYCSGWRRHLKLVTQALDELLEPAGIYEKSRPQNTRELESGGEGKKYGQLLSGKPAPEPLVVLENGLSFQVSLERGLNTGLFLDQRKNRRDLMARVQGKRFLNLFSYTGAFSVAAAAAGASLVTSVDASPGYMEQARSNFSVNRLNPKRHEFLVGDCLTVLDDLARQKKCYDVVLMDPPSFSTTSKSRFTTRGGTADLVAAAMKLLKGGGLLIASSNHQKVDLADYLKELRRGALQAGGTLQVVSLSGQPEDFPYPVTFPEGRYLKYAICVKG; from the coding sequence ATGTCGAAAGCATGCACGGTTGGGCCGGAATCGGTACGGATGATTGAGCTCGGGCACCCCTGGATCATCGCCGACAGCTACACCAAAAAGTGGCCGGCGGGCGAGACCGGCGACCTGGTGGAACTGGTGGACCCTTCGGGGCGCTTCCTGGCCCAGGCGCTATTGGATCCCAAGGACCGGATCGTCGCGCGGGTGCTGTCGCGGGAACGGATGCGCCTGGACCGGGGCTGGGTGAAGGAGCGGCTGCAAAGGGCGATAGCGATGCGAAGAGACCATGCCGGGCTCGTCGACACCGACGCCTATCGTCTGGTCAACGGCGAGGGGGACCTCCTTCCCGGGATCACGGTAGATCACTACGGTGATTACCTGATGGTGCAGATCTACTGCTCCGGTTGGCGCAGGCACCTGAAGCTGGTAACCCAGGCGCTCGATGAGTTGCTGGAGCCGGCCGGGATCTACGAGAAGAGCCGCCCCCAGAACACCCGGGAGCTGGAATCGGGTGGGGAGGGGAAGAAATACGGGCAGCTCCTCTCGGGCAAACCCGCTCCGGAACCGCTCGTGGTGCTGGAGAACGGGCTCAGCTTCCAGGTGAGCCTGGAGCGCGGCCTTAACACCGGGTTGTTCCTCGACCAGCGCAAGAACCGGCGCGACCTGATGGCGCGGGTGCAGGGGAAGCGCTTTTTGAACCTCTTCAGCTATACCGGCGCCTTCTCCGTCGCCGCAGCAGCGGCAGGCGCAAGCCTTGTCACCAGCGTCGACGCTTCGCCCGGCTACATGGAACAGGCCCGCTCCAACTTCAGCGTCAACCGGCTGAACCCCAAACGGCACGAGTTCCTGGTTGGGGACTGCCTGACCGTGCTCGACGATCTGGCGCGGCAAAAGAAATGCTACGACGTGGTTCTCATGGACCCGCCGTCTTTTTCCACCACGTCCAAGAGCCGCTTCACCACGCGCGGCGGGACCGCTGACCTGGTTGCCGCCGCTATGAAATTGTTGAAAGGGGGAGGGTTGCTGATCGCTTCCTCGAACCATCAGAAGGTGGATCTTGCCGATTACCTGAAGGAATTGCGCCGCGGCGCGCTTCAGGCGGGGGGGACGTTGCAGGTGGTGTCGCTATCGGGTCAGCCGGAGGACTTCCCGTACCCGGTCACTTTCCCGGAGGGGCGCTATCTCAAGTACGCGATCTGCGTAAAGGGGTAG
- a CDS encoding thioredoxin family protein, producing the protein MTQYLVKCGSCGASNRIPAEKEGVPGQCGNCHAKLPALYLHPQQLNNGSFDAFISGYSAPVLAEFWAPWUPHCVSFAPAVRKVAELLAGEAAVVQINSDESPRLSARFKVRGIPVVHLLHKGISVDQLQGAQSPESVLNWFRRNEKSK; encoded by the coding sequence ATGACACAATACCTGGTGAAATGCGGCTCCTGCGGGGCCTCGAACCGCATACCGGCGGAAAAAGAGGGTGTCCCCGGGCAGTGCGGCAACTGCCACGCCAAGTTGCCGGCACTTTACCTTCATCCCCAGCAGTTGAACAACGGCAGTTTCGACGCCTTCATCTCGGGGTATAGCGCCCCCGTGCTCGCGGAGTTTTGGGCTCCTTGGTGACCCCACTGCGTCTCATTCGCACCGGCGGTGCGGAAAGTGGCGGAACTTCTGGCGGGAGAGGCGGCGGTGGTGCAGATCAACAGCGACGAGAGCCCGCGGCTGTCGGCGCGCTTCAAGGTAAGGGGGATTCCGGTGGTGCACCTGCTGCATAAGGGAATCTCCGTCGACCAGCTCCAAGGTGCGCAGTCACCAGAGTCCGTACTGAACTGGTTCAGGCGCAACGAAAAGTCGAAGTAG